In Erythrobacter sp. F6033, a single genomic region encodes these proteins:
- a CDS encoding DMT family transporter, giving the protein MSSSPSPLSRLLPFIAAAAGVGFLSLMDAFMKEAALATGTYTATVLRSLFGAAIIAPFFLAQRKGWPSRDVMKLHVERGIISAIMALSFFYALTKLPLAEAIAISFIAPLIALYFARVLLGEEIQPKAIFASILGFIGTLVIVGGRLGRGEMTDDVMLGLGALIFSALLYAYNFVVIRKQSQVAGPVEVATFHSGVGGLVLLLFAPLLGTTPQMDALWAIAAAGALTVVGAMAIAWAYARAEAQALVPIEYTGFLWASLFGWAFFREPVTVPTIAGTALIVTGCWIATRKPRERIAATAS; this is encoded by the coding sequence CGATTGCTACCGTTTATCGCTGCGGCGGCGGGCGTCGGCTTTCTGTCGTTGATGGACGCATTTATGAAAGAAGCCGCTCTGGCGACAGGCACGTACACGGCGACTGTCCTGCGTTCGTTGTTCGGTGCAGCGATCATCGCGCCCTTCTTTCTTGCACAGCGCAAAGGCTGGCCGAGCCGCGATGTGATGAAATTGCACGTTGAGCGCGGCATCATTTCCGCCATCATGGCGCTGAGCTTCTTCTATGCGCTGACCAAGCTGCCGCTCGCCGAAGCCATTGCGATCAGCTTTATCGCGCCGCTAATCGCGCTCTATTTTGCCCGCGTACTGCTCGGCGAAGAAATCCAACCCAAAGCAATTTTCGCCAGCATTTTGGGCTTTATCGGGACCTTGGTGATTGTCGGAGGACGGCTTGGGCGGGGCGAGATGACCGATGATGTAATGTTGGGGCTCGGTGCTCTCATATTTTCGGCCCTCCTTTACGCCTACAATTTTGTGGTGATCCGCAAACAAAGCCAGGTCGCGGGGCCAGTTGAAGTCGCAACATTTCATAGCGGCGTTGGCGGGTTGGTGCTGCTTTTGTTTGCGCCGCTGCTCGGCACCACGCCGCAGATGGACGCGCTTTGGGCGATTGCTGCGGCCGGAGCGCTGACAGTTGTGGGCGCGATGGCCATCGCTTGGGCCTATGCGCGGGCCGAGGCTCAGGCTTTGGTACCTATCGAATACACAGGCTTTCTGTGGGCCAGCCTGTTTGGTTGGGCATTCTTTCGCGAGCCTGTGACAGTACCGACGATTGCAGGTACAGCTCTGATTGTGACAGGCTGCTGGATTGCCACACGCAAGCCGCGCGAGCGCATTGCCGCTACGGCGTCCTAA